The Mercurialis annua linkage group LG7, ddMerAnnu1.2, whole genome shotgun sequence genome includes the window TCTTGGTTGCGCCCCTGTCAATTTGTAGTTTACATTTgctctatattttattttgagtgATTTTTGCAAATATCTGAAAtcgtttgagagatttttgccaaaGGAAAATCTTGAggtataaaaataataggatgGTGAGAACATCTCCATTGCATGTTGtaatttttatgctatttttagcacaaaataagataaaatgctaTATATAGCACATATTATTGAAATTCACTCTATTGTAAAATGCtaaactaaatgctaaatttataattttataagcgattatcattattgattgcaaatctgtaaatattttaaatataataaaatttgacatatgctaaactttctaaaaaaattagcacaaagtttagcatatgctaaatttagcacatgaaatagaaGTATTGTAAAATGCtaaactaaatgctaaatttataattttataagcgattatcattattgatggcaaatctgtaaatattttaaatataataaaatttgacatatgctaaactttctaaaatatttggcacaaaatttagcatatgctaaatttagcacatgaaatagaaGTGTAATGGagatgttttttttatactaaatgctaaattatagcattgtgaGGTATTTTTAGCACTAGAGTGAAGATGctctgatattttttttttcccaTAAGATTTcctcttttaaaattaatttttttataaaagaaacaaTAATCAATTTTAAAGCGTCGAAAACCCTCAATAAAAACCTCAGTGGCGCTATCTCTTCTACCTTCTATCCCAATAAAaagtcaaaatataaaaaaaaaaatagactaaCGCCCGCTTTGCCGTTCCTTGCAGCTGCTAGTACTGTGCCAAACCGCCTGGTCCCGCCTCCTTTGTTTTATTCTTCCGTCGCAGCTGCTGCTTGGTGTTGTGTTCTTCTCTCGGCTGTAATtttgtgttttaaattttacaacttatcaaattaaaaacctttaaatcaCTCTAACTTGATGTTATGTATCTTGTAGGTAAATTATGTTTTTGGGACGAAAGAGGAAGGCTACAGATTGTCCCCAATGGGAGAGGGATTTAGAGATAGATGTCATGTTTTACCGTGAGTTTTCTTTTGAGTTTTGTACTAGGATGCACGGAAACCTTATGTAGGATGAGTTTCCCTGATTCGGAAACCTTTCAGGTCGGTAAACCcgttttctatataaaaaaaggAATCTGTAATagctaaaaaaactaaaaaaggttATCTATAACTTAAAGGACCCAATCAATTATCCGACTTTATAGTTATTATGTAATTTAttgatatgttatatttgttatagattcaaattatagaaaatttattgatttgtatatttgttatatatttaaataagttgTTATTCTAGTTTCtttatatgaaaatatatttttataatttataaataaaacttaatgtgtgtatatatatcatAACTTCtagtatttataaatataccccTATATTTTTACTGTTTACACCTTTTACCCACGATTCTGTTtcatatattttgaaaaatattgttCCGCCGTGTCCATTTCCGTGCATCTTAGTTACtaataattgtttaaatttactttctaaattttattttcatgttgTTTTATTGATAAAATGCCCAGCCTTGGATATTGATACAAAGATGGCTGCTTTAGAAGCTTCTGCATCTGTTGTCAGTATTACATCATATTTAGGTAGTTATTCAATCTTGTCTAATTTCTTATATTTGTTCTTTGCTTACTTTGCTTCACTGAGTATTTACTTATTATTCAAATtgcttttcctttttttaattattccaCCTCATTTCTCAGGTGAGAATGAGTTATCTCATAGCTCTGGAATTATCATTGAATATAATGATAATTGTGGTATTATACTGACATCTGCCAATATCGTCAAATGTCACAACAGTCAAGATTCTATAGCAGATGAGATTACGGTCAGTAACTTAATTGTACAGCTTAACTTATTTCAAGCTGatgtttgttttattaaattgaaagttttgaACAATTGTTTTGTAGGTTGTTGTGCACCTATCAGAGCATACGTCAATTGATGCTAACATAATAGCATGCGATTTTCATTACAACTTAGCTGCTCTAAAAATACTGTGTGATACTCCATTAAAAGTTGCATCTTTGGCGTTGTTGGATGATTCTTCAACAATTGATCCAAGCTGCCTTCGCACTCCATTTCAGCTTCGTCCACACTTGAAGTCGTATAATCTTATTCCTGGAAATGCTGTGATTGCTCTTGCCCGCACTTCTGCTAAGCCTTTTAAGCTCATGGTCGCACCTGGTCAATTCTGGTTAGCTAAATTCTTCATTTTACTTTTACTTAATTGAG containing:
- the LOC126656258 gene encoding putative protease Do-like 14 isoform X1; protein product: MFLGRKRKATDCPQWERDLEIDVMFYPLDIDTKMAALEASASVVSITSYLGENELSHSSGIIIEYNDNCGIILTSANIVKCHNSQDSIADEITVVVHLSEHTSIDANIIACDFHYNLAALKILCDTPLKVASLALLDDSSTIDPSCLRTPFQLRPHLKSYNLIPGNAVIALARTSAKPFKLMVAPGQFCLNVCGYDCKELLKATCKISECNIGGPIININGDVIGICFYDQMYTPFLPVKIASLWWDHFKKYREPRRPWLGMGVTNLYAANLSFLENFIKKFPNIFKGVIVKEVLQGSSADSVGIRQDDVIVQFDGKTVQSFLELFESMWSKVGEHVELVVIRTGNDDPLLLKMKVDEATADRLYSWPLWR
- the LOC126656258 gene encoding putative protease Do-like 14 isoform X2, giving the protein MFLGRKRKATDCPQWERDLEIDVMFYPLDIDTKMAALEASASVVSITSYLGENELSHSSGIIIEYNDNCGIILTSANIVKCHNSQDSIADEITVVVHLSEHTSIDANIIACDFHYNLAALKILCDTPLKVASLALLDDSSTIDPSCLRTPFQLRPHLKSYNLIPGNAVIALARTSAKPFKLMVAPGQFCLNVCGYDCKELLKATCKISEMYTPFLPVKIASLWWDHFKKYREPRRPWLGMGVTNLYAANLSFLENFIKKFPNIFKGVIVKEVLQGSSADSVGIRQDDVIVQFDGKTVQSFLELFESMWSKVGEHVELVVIRTGNDDPLLLKMKVDEATADRLYSWPLWR